One segment of Mycolicibacterium sp. YH-1 DNA contains the following:
- a CDS encoding methyltransferase domain-containing protein has product MAESELAGGRSGFRNLLVRLKTSLGGGPKFDNSADYWENRYRSGGNSGAGSYNRLAAFKAEVLNDFVASNSIGNVIEFGVGDGAQLRLANYPSYIGVDVSETVVKATRARFSADQSVEILHTSEVPAQYRADLALSLDVIYHLVEDETFDGYMRQLFAAARKHVIVYASDFDSDWPNPHVRHRKFTRWVESNQADFALTKTIENRYPYSGKDPDNTSFANFYIFSKLGT; this is encoded by the coding sequence GTGGCCGAGAGTGAATTGGCTGGTGGGCGGTCTGGATTCAGGAATCTCCTCGTTAGGCTGAAGACCTCGCTGGGCGGTGGGCCTAAGTTCGACAATTCGGCCGACTACTGGGAGAACCGGTACAGGTCGGGTGGGAATTCTGGTGCAGGTTCCTACAACCGGTTGGCTGCCTTCAAGGCGGAAGTGCTGAACGACTTTGTAGCGTCCAACAGCATCGGCAACGTCATCGAGTTCGGGGTGGGTGACGGTGCCCAACTGCGGCTCGCGAATTATCCCAGCTACATCGGTGTGGACGTGTCTGAGACCGTTGTCAAAGCGACCCGAGCTAGATTCTCCGCCGATCAATCCGTAGAGATTCTGCATACCTCAGAGGTGCCGGCCCAGTATCGGGCCGATCTCGCTTTGTCGCTTGATGTGATCTACCACTTGGTGGAGGACGAGACATTTGATGGCTACATGCGGCAGTTGTTTGCCGCCGCCAGGAAGCACGTCATTGTCTATGCGAGCGATTTCGATTCCGATTGGCCAAACCCACACGTTCGGCACCGGAAGTTCACGCGGTGGGTGGAATCCAACCAGGCGGATTTCGCACTGACGAAGACGATCGAGAACCGCTATCCGTATTCCGGGAAGGATCCGGATAACACCAGTTTTGCCAACTTCTACATCTTCTCGAAGCTGGGGACCTAG